In Salinigranum marinum, one DNA window encodes the following:
- a CDS encoding site-specific integrase — protein sequence MALEPLRPDEAVELYLEDRKSELAKATQYAHSSRLGHFIRWCAEQDIDNLNELTGRTLHRYRLWRRADGDLAPPSEKSQMDTLRVFIRWCGTIDAVPADLWSKVVSPSLADGENSRDVMLDSKVADGIVEYLSTYEYASERHVTFLLIWHALLRRGAIHALDVDDYDAQEMSLSVRHRPDTETLIKNKFNGERFIALSAGTCSVLDAWIADRRPDTIDEYGRNPLVSTAQGRAHLTTIQSYVYSMTRPCEFTGECLHKRDLSECETAIDRSQSFACPSSVSPHAVRRGAITQWLNSDVPEPVVSARANVPTAVLDEHYDRRTEREKMEPQRKYLNQI from the coding sequence ATGGCACTCGAACCACTCCGACCCGACGAAGCAGTAGAATTGTATCTCGAAGATCGCAAGAGCGAGTTAGCGAAAGCGACCCAGTACGCACACTCGTCCCGACTCGGCCATTTCATTCGATGGTGTGCTGAACAGGACATCGACAACCTGAACGAGCTGACCGGACGGACCCTACACCGCTACCGATTGTGGCGGCGGGCAGACGGCGACCTTGCGCCTCCGAGTGAGAAATCACAGATGGACACGCTCAGAGTGTTCATTCGCTGGTGCGGAACTATCGATGCCGTTCCTGCCGATTTGTGGTCCAAGGTCGTCTCTCCGAGTCTTGCCGACGGCGAGAATTCACGGGACGTGATGTTGGACTCGAAAGTCGCTGACGGAATTGTTGAGTATCTCTCTACCTACGAGTACGCCTCAGAGCGCCATGTCACCTTTCTCCTCATTTGGCACGCTCTGCTTCGAAGAGGCGCGATTCACGCACTGGACGTGGACGATTACGATGCACAAGAGATGTCGCTATCTGTGCGGCATAGACCCGACACAGAAACGCTAATCAAGAACAAATTCAACGGCGAACGATTCATTGCCCTCTCAGCAGGCACTTGTTCAGTGCTGGACGCGTGGATTGCAGACCGGCGGCCAGACACTATCGACGAGTACGGTCGGAACCCTCTCGTTTCCACTGCACAAGGGAGGGCACATCTCACCACGATTCAGAGTTACGTCTACTCGATGACTCGGCCCTGTGAGTTCACTGGTGAGTGTCTACACAAACGAGACCTTTCTGAGTGTGAGACAGCCATTGACCGCAGTCAGTCGTTCGCCTGTCCGTCATCAGTGTCACCGCATGCTGTTCGTCGTGGTGCAATCACGCAGTGGTTGAACTCGGATGTCCCGGAGCCAGTGGTGAGTGCAAGAGCGAACGTGCCGACAGCGGTTCTGGACGAACACTACGACCGGCGGACCGAGCGTGAGAAGATGGAACCGCAGCGGAAGTACCTCAACCAGATTTAA
- a CDS encoding IS5 family transposase: MEVDLLDFVERCRHLAKQALGKHAGEPASGGFARWIHVVLHCFRLEEGHSYRETPNRLEYMAEIRDVLGLDRDDLPEFSTVYKSFDRFKMWVWRALLRVSAQQHPHSGHAALDSTFFDRRSASSYYRQRSGSTVQTLKVTTLTDVESLAVLDVHISARWKHDTKTGPQVVRRNADDLLSVAADKAFHNWITKYEFYALGVDPLILQRGSKPLTVGHNAFIRTKGYSQRWMAETSYSTTKRSLGDAVRALGWYRQFREIVLMFAITNIEPLCEPL; encoded by the coding sequence ATGGAAGTCGACCTCCTCGACTTCGTTGAACGGTGTCGTCACCTAGCCAAACAAGCTTTAGGAAAGCACGCGGGCGAGCCCGCCAGCGGCGGGTTCGCCCGCTGGATCCACGTCGTTCTACACTGCTTTCGGCTCGAAGAGGGCCATAGCTACCGTGAAACGCCGAATCGGCTGGAGTACATGGCTGAGATACGTGATGTACTCGGGCTTGATCGGGACGATCTGCCCGAGTTCAGCACGGTCTACAAGTCGTTCGATCGGTTCAAGATGTGGGTGTGGCGGGCGTTGCTGCGCGTTTCAGCGCAGCAACACCCGCACTCTGGGCACGCGGCTCTCGACAGCACATTTTTCGACCGACGCTCAGCCTCGTCGTACTACCGCCAACGATCCGGCAGCACCGTCCAGACACTGAAAGTGACGACGCTAACCGATGTAGAGTCTCTTGCCGTCCTCGACGTTCATATCTCGGCACGGTGGAAGCACGATACGAAGACAGGGCCGCAGGTCGTCCGCCGGAACGCGGACGACCTGCTGTCCGTGGCGGCTGACAAAGCCTTCCACAACTGGATCACGAAATACGAGTTCTACGCACTCGGTGTCGATCCACTCATCTTACAGCGTGGATCGAAGCCGCTCACGGTAGGTCATAACGCGTTCATCCGGACAAAAGGCTACTCTCAGCGCTGGATGGCCGAAACCTCGTACTCGACAACGAAGCGCTCGCTCGGCGACGCCGTGCGAGCGCTTGGCTGGTATCGGCAGTTCCGTGAAATCGTCCTCATGTTCGCCATCACTAACATAGAACCGCTTTGTGAGCCGCTCTGA
- a CDS encoding DUF7342 family protein, with the protein MNASDNERGPPSSDFSKDLGERLDNAPADERVYRTALELYTPTRVVEVAERADCSKNSARRHLRRLADIGVLTRVTENPETFKRNESYFEWRRLNRLSELDDDEYRDRLGELLSEDEVYRETYDVETPDEIDPLEYGEYGDAENVWLDLNNWAAIRREIRDLRRSRQDNPVDEGVA; encoded by the coding sequence ATGAACGCCTCCGACAACGAACGTGGCCCACCTTCCTCGGACTTCTCGAAAGACCTCGGTGAACGACTCGACAACGCTCCGGCAGACGAACGAGTGTACCGAACCGCACTCGAACTCTACACGCCGACCCGTGTTGTGGAGGTTGCGGAGCGAGCAGACTGCTCGAAGAACTCGGCCCGGCGGCACCTGCGACGACTCGCAGACATCGGCGTGTTGACGCGGGTGACCGAAAACCCGGAGACGTTCAAGCGGAACGAGTCGTACTTCGAGTGGCGGCGACTCAACCGTCTCTCAGAACTGGATGACGACGAGTACCGAGACCGACTCGGTGAACTCCTCTCCGAGGACGAAGTGTATCGGGAGACATACGACGTCGAGACACCGGATGAGATCGACCCGCTGGAGTACGGAGAGTATGGCGACGCCGAGAACGTCTGGCTGGACCTGAACAACTGGGCCGCGATCCGCAGGGAAATCCGTGATCTCCGGCGCTCCCGACAGGATAACCCCGTCGACGAAGGAGTCGCCTGA
- a CDS encoding isoprenylcysteine carboxylmethyltransferase family protein gives MFPTHIAFGVGLLSAAGVYVLILGTLLAHYEWWPPGDRTLAYYCHWTLVAMFNLSFIATAVLDWGGWGLASPLTLGGGGVLAVLGTAVFVWGARTMQSDETMGVTGELYTDGPYAYTRNPQYLGMVVGVTGFALVADSVFVTALAAAHVGWVLLLPRAEEPHLRAEFGDTYDRYAARVPRFFGLRTVRQVFESSEA, from the coding sequence ATGTTTCCGACACACATCGCGTTCGGGGTCGGGTTGTTATCGGCTGCCGGTGTCTACGTATTGATTCTCGGGACGCTGCTGGCCCACTACGAGTGGTGGCCGCCCGGGGACAGGACGCTGGCGTACTATTGCCACTGGACACTCGTAGCGATGTTCAACCTTTCGTTCATTGCCACCGCTGTCCTCGATTGGGGCGGGTGGGGACTCGCCAGTCCACTGACGCTCGGAGGCGGTGGGGTCCTCGCGGTTCTCGGAACGGCCGTGTTCGTGTGGGGAGCACGGACGATGCAGTCGGACGAGACGATGGGTGTAACTGGTGAACTCTACACCGATGGCCCGTATGCCTACACCCGGAATCCACAGTATCTCGGCATGGTCGTCGGCGTCACCGGATTCGCTCTCGTTGCTGATTCGGTGTTCGTCACCGCGCTCGCAGCGGCACACGTGGGCTGGGTACTGCTTTTGCCTCGTGCTGAGGAGCCACACCTTCGTGCGGAGTTCGGCGACACGTACGACCGATACGCCGCCCGTGTTCCGCGTTTTTTCGGCCTGCGAACGGTGCGGCAGGTCTTCGAGTCAAGCGAGGCATAG
- a CDS encoding helix-turn-helix domain-containing protein has product MKYARLRIQHTQEARHPMHAFEMEHDRIEYAELHHWNMVFDDTNSFVFRVRGDPDPFRAKLESRDATVSYSLTPVSNGVFYCCVRERVRETDEGYINAFARGSLVVVPPITFNPDGTTDLTVVGTSADVSAAVENLPTGMHATVRSVGPYRRRSRVGSPQLTDRQRAAVDAAIEHGYYNSPRDGTVEDVATTLDIAPGTAAEHLRKAEATVMRHVLSHE; this is encoded by the coding sequence ATGAAGTACGCCCGATTGCGCATCCAGCACACCCAGGAGGCACGCCATCCGATGCACGCCTTCGAGATGGAGCACGATCGGATCGAGTACGCGGAACTCCATCACTGGAACATGGTCTTCGACGACACGAACAGCTTCGTGTTTCGGGTCCGTGGTGATCCTGACCCGTTCCGTGCGAAACTGGAGTCACGGGACGCGACCGTTTCCTACAGCCTCACTCCGGTCTCGAACGGTGTCTTCTACTGTTGTGTGCGCGAACGAGTGAGGGAGACGGATGAAGGCTACATCAACGCCTTCGCCCGGGGGTCACTCGTGGTGGTGCCGCCGATAACGTTCAACCCGGACGGGACGACTGACCTGACGGTGGTGGGGACGTCTGCGGACGTGAGCGCTGCCGTCGAAAACTTGCCAACGGGCATGCATGCGACCGTTCGGTCGGTCGGGCCGTATCGGCGACGGTCCCGGGTAGGTAGCCCGCAACTCACTGACCGACAGCGGGCGGCCGTTGACGCCGCCATCGAGCACGGCTACTACAACTCACCACGGGACGGCACTGTAGAGGATGTGGCAACTACTCTCGACATCGCACCAGGGACCGCAGCCGAGCATCTCAGAAAGGCCGAGGCGACGGTCATGCGGCACGTTCTCAGTCACGAGTGA
- a CDS encoding DUF7521 family protein, which yields MADFPTLVLSVVRVGVFLLGAGVSWVSYQAYRRTGERFLRDATLGFAVITVGVFIEGVLFNFFALDLTTVHIIESLAVGLGLLVLHVSLRR from the coding sequence GTGGCTGACTTTCCGACACTCGTGCTCTCTGTCGTCAGAGTCGGCGTGTTCCTGCTGGGTGCCGGTGTCTCGTGGGTGAGTTATCAGGCCTATCGACGAACGGGAGAACGGTTCCTCCGGGATGCCACGCTCGGGTTCGCCGTCATCACGGTCGGTGTGTTCATCGAAGGTGTCCTGTTCAATTTCTTCGCCCTCGATCTGACCACTGTCCACATCATCGAGTCACTGGCAGTCGGACTCGGATTGCTCGTGCTCCACGTCTCCCTCCGACGGTGA
- a CDS encoding DUF7521 family protein, with protein sequence MMHIELVIAKAVTMAIGLLIAGTAYRGYRRSGSEAMLYLAVGFAIISLGAVIEGILFDVLHFSIFWAGTVQTSIVAVGMLVILYSLYGRTNGYSPDELRRSDRRDAGGENGG encoded by the coding sequence ATGATGCACATCGAACTCGTCATCGCGAAGGCCGTCACGATGGCCATCGGCCTGCTCATCGCAGGCACTGCCTACCGTGGCTATCGACGCTCGGGAAGCGAGGCGATGCTGTATCTCGCGGTCGGGTTCGCGATTATCAGTCTCGGCGCCGTTATCGAAGGGATCCTCTTCGACGTGCTCCACTTCTCCATCTTCTGGGCGGGTACCGTGCAGACGAGTATCGTCGCCGTCGGGATGTTGGTCATCCTGTACTCGTTGTACGGACGGACGAACGGCTATTCGCCGGACGAACTCAGGCGGAGTGACAGGAGGGATGCTGGAGGTGAGAACGGTGGCTGA
- a CDS encoding cupredoxin domain-containing protein, which yields MSKADLDRRTFLGTAGTTAVTILAGCTGAAPNNQAADGTATAASEAEHTESGHGHEEDSHHETEGHGEAEAHHEDEEHHDEETATDHHEEAEHHEGEETHTEGGHSGGGPFEHATVNMQTTSSGQHFHPHVAWVEPGGTVTFVNESGTHTATAYHPDNDKPQRVPDGAEPFDSGLLTEEGATWEHTFETEGVYDVYCEPHEQLGMIGTVVVGKPDPHDQPGLADPQSEMSGEVASKVQRLNEQVNTMLGHEH from the coding sequence ATGTCCAAAGCAGATCTCGACCGTCGGACGTTCCTCGGAACCGCCGGAACGACGGCTGTCACGATACTCGCGGGATGTACAGGTGCGGCACCGAACAACCAGGCCGCAGACGGGACGGCGACGGCGGCTTCGGAGGCGGAACACACAGAGAGTGGACACGGTCACGAAGAGGACAGCCACCACGAGACCGAAGGACACGGCGAAGCGGAGGCTCACCACGAGGACGAAGAACATCACGACGAGGAGACCGCAACGGACCATCACGAGGAGGCCGAGCACCACGAAGGCGAAGAAACTCACACCGAAGGCGGTCACAGCGGAGGCGGTCCATTCGAGCACGCCACGGTGAACATGCAGACGACATCGAGTGGTCAGCACTTCCACCCGCACGTCGCGTGGGTCGAACCCGGTGGGACCGTCACCTTCGTCAACGAGAGTGGGACCCACACCGCGACGGCGTACCACCCGGACAACGACAAGCCCCAGCGGGTTCCCGACGGTGCCGAGCCGTTCGACAGCGGCCTCCTGACAGAGGAGGGGGCGACGTGGGAACACACCTTCGAGACCGAAGGCGTGTACGACGTCTACTGTGAACCCCACGAACAGCTGGGGATGATCGGCACCGTCGTCGTCGGTAAACCCGACCCCCACGACCAGCCCGGCCTGGCCGACCCCCAGAGTGAAATGTCTGGAGAGGTCGCCTCGAAGGTCCAGCGTCTGAACGAGCAGGTCAACACCATGCTCGGTCACGAGCACTGA
- a CDS encoding helix-turn-helix domain-containing protein, which produces MTEVASADEDEDAEVVLFDLLADEYARTILVATSREAMSAKTLSERHEMSLPTVYRRVERLEAFDFLVERTEIDPSGGHHHSVYEANLEHIDVDLVDGDLDVQVRLREDAADRLTRMWNEMRGG; this is translated from the coding sequence GTGACCGAGGTTGCGTCCGCAGACGAGGACGAAGACGCCGAGGTGGTCCTCTTCGACCTGCTGGCGGACGAGTACGCTCGGACCATCCTGGTCGCAACCAGTCGTGAAGCCATGTCAGCGAAAACCCTGAGCGAACGACACGAGATGTCGCTCCCAACGGTGTACCGGCGCGTCGAACGACTCGAGGCGTTCGACTTCCTCGTCGAACGGACGGAGATCGACCCGAGCGGGGGTCACCACCACAGCGTCTACGAGGCGAACCTCGAGCACATCGACGTGGATCTGGTCGATGGTGATCTTGATGTGCAGGTTCGACTCCGTGAGGACGCTGCGGACCGGTTGACCCGGATGTGGAACGAGATGCGAGGTGGATGA
- a CDS encoding methyl-accepting chemotaxis protein, translating to MRQFAVTVLVILVVVAGAGLFIQGMVETELREDTQTEMRTVAELQAATFDEWVEENQNIVMLLSDLEGVEGDESTAIAQLAEEQEQLPETIQSIHLVDRQSGAVLESTGDVQEGTTLDELGVNWIESSLTEADKGETLVSKGFKQGDEELIAFASSGSADRAVVITVDAAERADDFHNPIDGGFTQVVDSHGVVEFAEDDENALREYRGGPDAEALQRGLAGETGVVEADGYLVAYAPIEGTDWVVLSHAPVGAAYSLVSSIQRDLLLLIGLVTAGFVAMGLTIGRGTVRALKDLESTAQELEGGNLDVSVETDRSDEIGQLYGAFGSMRDAIREQLQEANELADHLDGKAEEYDAAMREAAEGDMTVRVSPESESEAMRKVGEGFNQMVESVESTLVQVRDFADNVASASEEVTASADEVNEASGEVAVAVQEISDGAVEQEEGLDEAASEMTDLSATVEEIASSSAEVAQTSKTAADRAESGAEYANDAMDEMRRIEQQSERSAAEVASLDEEMERISEVVSLIEGVAQQTNLLALNASIEAAAAGDAGDGFAVVAEEIKALAEEVSASTAEIADLVDEVQSSTSHAVDDMTEMRERVADGADTVEEALEALSEIADDVTAANAGVQSISDATDEQAATSEQVVAVVDEVASISQQTAAEAQSVSAAAEEQTASLAEVSDSADSLATSATELSSVLDEFEVGDGMTAAAETGGTVAARTDGSGRPRRDRRNEPPADGQSQSP from the coding sequence ATGCGACAGTTCGCCGTCACGGTGCTCGTGATCCTCGTCGTGGTCGCGGGGGCCGGACTGTTCATTCAGGGGATGGTCGAAACGGAGCTGCGAGAGGACACACAGACAGAGATGCGGACGGTCGCCGAACTGCAGGCGGCCACGTTCGACGAATGGGTTGAAGAGAACCAGAACATCGTCATGCTGCTCTCGGACCTCGAGGGAGTCGAAGGTGACGAGTCGACGGCGATCGCACAGTTGGCCGAAGAACAGGAGCAGTTGCCGGAGACGATCCAGTCGATCCACCTCGTCGACCGACAGTCGGGGGCCGTCCTGGAGAGCACCGGCGACGTACAGGAGGGGACGACCCTCGACGAACTGGGCGTCAACTGGATAGAGTCGTCGTTGACCGAGGCCGACAAGGGGGAGACGCTCGTCTCGAAAGGGTTCAAACAAGGTGACGAGGAACTCATCGCGTTCGCCAGTTCCGGGTCGGCGGACCGGGCAGTCGTCATCACGGTCGACGCGGCCGAACGCGCCGACGACTTCCACAACCCCATCGATGGCGGCTTCACTCAGGTCGTCGACAGCCACGGTGTCGTCGAGTTCGCCGAGGACGACGAGAACGCCCTCCGTGAGTACCGCGGTGGCCCCGACGCCGAGGCGCTCCAGCGCGGACTCGCCGGCGAGACGGGCGTGGTCGAAGCGGACGGATACCTCGTCGCGTACGCGCCCATCGAGGGAACCGACTGGGTCGTCCTGTCGCACGCGCCGGTGGGCGCGGCGTACAGCCTCGTCAGCAGCATCCAGCGAGACCTCCTGTTGCTGATCGGCCTCGTCACCGCTGGCTTCGTCGCGATGGGACTGACGATCGGCCGCGGAACGGTGCGCGCGCTGAAAGACCTCGAATCGACCGCTCAAGAGCTCGAAGGCGGCAACCTCGACGTCTCGGTCGAGACCGACCGCTCCGACGAGATCGGGCAACTGTACGGAGCGTTCGGGTCGATGCGCGACGCCATCCGCGAGCAGTTACAGGAGGCGAACGAACTCGCCGACCACCTCGACGGCAAGGCCGAGGAGTACGACGCTGCGATGCGGGAGGCCGCCGAAGGCGACATGACCGTCCGCGTCTCTCCCGAGAGCGAGAGCGAGGCGATGCGGAAGGTCGGCGAGGGCTTCAACCAGATGGTCGAGTCGGTTGAGTCTACCCTCGTGCAGGTGCGGGACTTCGCAGACAACGTCGCGAGCGCGAGCGAGGAAGTGACCGCCAGCGCCGACGAGGTGAACGAAGCCAGCGGCGAGGTCGCCGTCGCGGTCCAAGAGATTTCCGACGGCGCGGTCGAACAGGAGGAGGGCCTCGACGAGGCCGCCAGCGAGATGACCGACCTCTCGGCGACGGTCGAGGAGATAGCCTCCTCCTCAGCAGAGGTGGCTCAGACCTCCAAGACGGCAGCCGATCGCGCCGAATCGGGGGCGGAATACGCGAACGACGCGATGGACGAGATGCGGCGCATCGAGCAACAGAGCGAGCGGTCCGCCGCGGAGGTTGCCTCGCTCGACGAGGAGATGGAGCGCATCAGCGAGGTAGTGTCACTCATCGAAGGAGTCGCTCAGCAGACCAACCTCCTCGCGCTCAACGCCTCAATCGAGGCGGCCGCCGCGGGGGACGCGGGTGACGGCTTCGCAGTCGTCGCAGAGGAAATCAAGGCGCTCGCCGAGGAGGTCTCGGCCTCGACCGCCGAGATCGCGGACCTCGTCGACGAGGTCCAGTCCTCGACGAGCCACGCGGTCGACGACATGACCGAGATGCGCGAACGGGTCGCCGACGGCGCCGACACCGTCGAGGAGGCGCTCGAAGCCCTCAGCGAGATCGCCGACGACGTCACCGCGGCGAACGCCGGCGTCCAGTCCATCAGCGACGCGACGGACGAGCAGGCGGCCACGTCCGAGCAGGTCGTCGCCGTGGTCGACGAGGTGGCGAGCATCAGCCAGCAGACCGCCGCGGAGGCACAGTCGGTCTCGGCCGCCGCCGAGGAGCAGACCGCCTCGCTCGCGGAGGTGTCTGACAGCGCCGATTCGCTGGCGACGAGTGCGACGGAGCTCTCGTCGGTGCTCGACGAATTCGAAGTCGGTGACGGGATGACGGCCGCGGCCGAGACCGGCGGAACGGTCGCCGCACGAACCGACGGAAGCGGCCGACCACGTCGCGACCGGCGGAACGAACCGCCCGCGGACGGCCAATCACAATCCCCTTAA
- a CDS encoding 2Fe-2S iron-sulfur cluster-binding protein yields the protein MAEINAVGLSMGVLLTLIAVALHYSKGTGWQSTQDISQEVLDRRAETVPKTDFPEPMNRSIGGGAAAAVAAGATAEGAELEEGGEETVEESGPGDIPEDEVEYFEVEFTKEGETIEIANNKTVLESGEDHGWDLPYACRQGSCVSCAGQIQDGPSEEYVVHDNQQMLDDGELDDGYTLTCVAYPRASFTIETGKAP from the coding sequence ATGGCCGAGATCAACGCCGTGGGGCTCAGCATGGGCGTCCTTCTGACGCTCATCGCCGTGGCGCTGCACTACTCCAAGGGGACGGGGTGGCAGTCGACCCAGGACATCTCCCAGGAGGTCCTCGACCGTCGGGCGGAGACGGTGCCGAAGACGGATTTCCCCGAGCCGATGAACCGATCGATCGGCGGTGGGGCCGCCGCCGCAGTCGCCGCCGGGGCGACGGCCGAGGGAGCCGAACTCGAAGAGGGTGGCGAGGAGACGGTCGAAGAGAGCGGCCCGGGCGACATCCCCGAGGACGAGGTCGAGTACTTCGAGGTCGAGTTCACCAAGGAGGGTGAGACCATCGAGATCGCCAACAACAAGACCGTCCTCGAATCCGGCGAGGACCACGGCTGGGACCTCCCGTACGCCTGTCGACAGGGCTCGTGTGTCTCCTGTGCCGGACAGATCCAGGACGGGCCCTCGGAGGAGTACGTCGTCCACGACAACCAGCAGATGCTCGACGACGGCGAACTCGACGACGGGTACACCCTCACCTGTGTTGCGTACCCCCGGGCGTCGTTCACTATCGAGACCGGGAAGGCCCCCTGA
- a CDS encoding nickel-binding protein has translation MTNYDVLREFESGINNEQLEQAVERSGKAIEALRSEGTAMSYLGSQTFLNEDGSIGATMCRYDADSEASLRDHSERAGLAVSDIFVVGPPHAGVAPKSGVVSKAA, from the coding sequence ATGACTAACTATGACGTACTCCGTGAGTTCGAGTCCGGGATCAATAACGAGCAGCTGGAACAGGCGGTTGAACGCTCGGGCAAGGCAATCGAGGCCCTGCGGAGTGAGGGGACAGCGATGTCGTACCTCGGCTCGCAGACATTCCTCAATGAGGATGGGTCGATCGGCGCGACGATGTGTCGGTACGACGCAGATTCGGAAGCGAGCCTCCGTGACCACTCTGAGCGGGCTGGCCTCGCTGTGAGCGATATCTTCGTGGTTGGCCCCCCGCACGCCGGAGTGGCCCCCAAGAGTGGTGTTGTGTCGAAGGCAGCCTGA